A single window of Liolophura sinensis isolate JHLJ2023 chromosome 6, CUHK_Ljap_v2, whole genome shotgun sequence DNA harbors:
- the LOC135467889 gene encoding N-alpha-acetyltransferase 30-like, protein MAEIDTGVIYHCESPAELEMAKVADGRNVKVVFSAGSEGDSNAHSCHNNSGLTHVTAESTPLTPSIQIRKDKVVPNGCLKHKLGENGLVSHGMTSVVTEPSVKEKESSPHVVLRDRCTIVTCPCVTSMHLEKLSLSENLKPESAEETEQEIARDSSVGSDLSVSETQTHSDIQEGIEYVVYESELQMPDIMRLITKDLSEPYSIYTYRYFIHNWPKLCFLAMSSGQCVGAIVCKLDMHKKMVRRGYIAMLAIDSEYRRKKIGSHLVLKAIKAMIADDCDEVVLETEITNKAALRLYENLGFVRDKRLFRYYLNGVDALRLKLWLR, encoded by the exons ATGGCTGAAATCGACACTGGTGTGATTTATCACTGTGAATCTCCAGCGGAATTGGAAATGGCAAAAGTTGCAGATGGAAGGAATGTGAAAGTGGTTTTCTCTGCTGGCTCCGAAGGCGATAGTAATGCACATTCTTGTCATAATAATAGCGGTCTGACACATGTTACAGCTGAATCCACACCTCTAACACCCTCCATACAGATCAGAAAAGACAAGGTCGTCCCAAATGGTTGTTTGAAGCACAAACTTGGAGAGAACGGTTTAGTCAGCCATGGGATGACGAGTGTGGTGACAGAACCGAGTGTAAAGGAAAAGGAAAGCAGTCCACATGTAGTGCTGCGAGATAGATGCACAATAGTCACATGTCCTTGTGTGACATCAATGCATTTGGAGAAATTATCTCTTTCTGAGAATTTAAAACCAGAGTCTGCAGAAGAAACCGAACAAGAAATAGCCAGAGATTCCTCTGTGGGTAGTGATTTGTCTGTGTCCGAAACCCAGACTCATAGTGACATACAGGAAGGCATCGAATATGTGGTCTATGAATCAGAACTTCAAATGCCAGATATAATGAGACTCATTACCAAAGACTTATCTGAGCCTTATTCTATTTATACGTATAGGTATTTTATTCACAATTGGCCTAAATTGTGCTTCTTG GCAATGTCTTCTGGTCAGTGTGTTGGGGCTATTGTGTGCAAATTGGATATGCATAAGAAAATGGTGCGACGTGGATATATAGCAATGCTGGCAATTGATTCAGAATACAGGAGGAAAAAAATAG GTTCACACCTGGTGTTGAAAGCTATAAAAGCTATGATTGCTGATGACTGTGATGAG gTGGTTCTGGAGACTGAGATAACAAATAAAGCAGCTTTGCGCCTCTATGAGAATCTAGGCTTCGTCCGTGATAAGCGACTTTTTCGATACTACCTGAATGGTGTTGATGCCCTGAGGTTAAAACTGTGGCTGCGGTGA